In a genomic window of Nocardiopsis mwathae:
- a CDS encoding HAD family hydrolase has product MNPTADRTPRAALFDLDGTLINSEPRSMATWSRLLDMYNVPYDTATLHRFMGRRGPDVIAEDPALFPGVTWDVLLAEIQEIGRDPDLPPVAELPASVEFVHRLHTRGVPFALVTSAGREWAERALTMLGVRSLFRGVVAASDVTTGKPDPEGFLAGAEILGHAPEHIVVFEDTPAGIEAARRAGMRAVGITTTHESSALRDADLIVDHLTEVDWPRLGRRS; this is encoded by the coding sequence ATGAACCCCACCGCGGACCGCACGCCCCGCGCGGCCCTGTTCGACCTGGACGGAACGCTGATCAACAGCGAACCCCGATCCATGGCGACCTGGTCGCGCCTACTGGACATGTACAACGTGCCCTACGACACGGCCACCCTGCACCGGTTCATGGGCCGCCGCGGACCGGACGTGATCGCCGAGGACCCCGCACTGTTCCCCGGCGTGACCTGGGACGTCCTGCTCGCCGAGATTCAGGAGATCGGGCGCGACCCCGACCTGCCGCCGGTGGCCGAGCTACCGGCGTCGGTGGAGTTCGTGCACCGCCTGCACACCCGGGGCGTCCCCTTCGCCCTGGTCACGTCGGCCGGACGGGAATGGGCCGAGCGAGCGTTGACCATGTTGGGCGTGCGTTCGCTGTTCCGCGGCGTGGTGGCGGCCAGCGACGTCACCACGGGCAAACCCGACCCGGAGGGATTCCTCGCCGGGGCGGAGATCCTGGGCCACGCCCCCGAACACATCGTCGTGTTCGAGGACACCCCCGCCGGGATCGAGGCCGCACGGCGCGCCGGGATGCGCGCCGTCGGTATCACCACCACGCACGAGAGCTCGGCCCTGCGAGACGCGGACCTCATCGTCGACCACCTGACCGAGGTCGACTGGCCGCGACTCGGCCGGCGCTCTTGA
- a CDS encoding GntR family transcriptional regulator yields MAIDPASPVPKYLQLRDLLLDWIVETGLSVDDPVPSERELGARYDLSRMTVRQTIDLLCSEGKLYRVPGKGTFVARPKIEMSLALASFTQDMLARGYRPGARDLIRRIIPASGHIARMMDIPPGSPVHHIERLRTADDEPMAVERSNIPVSIAPNLDSYSLSGRSLYQILEQEFGILLDSGEQTIEAGICDAADARLLGLPHGSPVLSMQRRSFGKGACVELAISTYRADRYQLHSRLDPRQNGG; encoded by the coding sequence ATGGCGATCGACCCCGCGAGCCCCGTCCCGAAGTACCTTCAGCTCCGGGATCTCCTGCTCGACTGGATCGTTGAGACGGGCCTCTCGGTGGACGACCCCGTCCCCTCCGAACGCGAACTCGGGGCACGCTACGACCTGTCCCGGATGACGGTCCGCCAGACGATCGACCTGCTCTGCTCCGAGGGCAAGCTGTACCGGGTCCCCGGCAAGGGGACGTTCGTGGCCCGGCCGAAGATCGAGATGTCCCTGGCGCTGGCGTCCTTCACCCAGGACATGCTGGCGCGCGGCTACCGGCCGGGCGCCCGCGACCTCATCCGGCGCATCATCCCGGCCAGCGGGCACATCGCCCGGATGATGGACATCCCGCCGGGGTCGCCCGTCCACCACATCGAGCGGCTGCGCACCGCCGACGACGAACCCATGGCGGTGGAGCGATCCAACATCCCCGTCTCCATCGCCCCGAACCTCGACTCCTACTCGCTGTCCGGCCGCTCCCTGTACCAGATACTGGAGCAGGAGTTCGGCATCCTCCTCGACTCCGGTGAGCAGACCATCGAGGCCGGGATCTGCGACGCCGCGGACGCCCGGCTGCTGGGTCTGCCGCACGGAAGCCCGGTGCTGTCGATGCAGCGCCGGAGTTTCGGCAAGGGCGCCTGCGTCGAGCTGGCGATCTCCACCTACCGGGCCGACCGCTACCAGCTGCACTCCCGCCTGGACCCGCGGCAGAACGGCGGCTGA
- the secA gene encoding preprotein translocase subunit SecA: MPGILDKVLRAGEGKILRKLKKLKDQTNSIEDDFVDLSDAELRELTDEYRQRLDDGETLDDLLPEAFATVREAAKRTLGQRPFDVQIMGAAALHLGNIAEMKTGEGKTLTSALAVYLNALAGKGVHVVTVNDYLAKRDAENMGRIHQFLGLEIAVIAPEMSNEARRAAYQADITYGTNNEFGFDYLRDNMALSLDDTVQRGHNFAIVDEVDSILIDEARTPLIISGPAEQNSRWYAEFAKIAPRLRRETDYEVDEKKRTVGITESGVAKVEDWLGIENLYESVNTPLISFLNNSLKAKELYRRDKEYIVKDGEVLIVDEFTGRVLRGRRYNEGMHQAIEAKEKVRIKDENQTLAKVTLQNYFRMYEKLAGMTGTAATEAAEFSQTYKIGVVPIPTNMPMIRNDDRDVVYKTEEAKFEAVVEDIAERHKEGQPVLVGTTSVEKSELLSKMLKREGVPHEVLNAKNHAREASIIARAGKLGAVTVATNMAGRGTDIMLGGNPDFIADEELQARGLQPLETPEEYEAAWPEALEKAKKAYEEEHEKVVDAGGLYVLGTERHESRRIDNQLRGRSGRQGDPGLSRFYLSLQDDLMRLFNSARVEIIMERLNIPEDQPIESGVVSKAIQSAQSQVEQQNFEIRKNVLKYDEVLNRQRQVIYAERRKVLEGADLREQVEAMMEDVLAGYVRLATAEGDPEDWDLDKLWKAFKQVYPIGFTVDELIDENGGDLRTLTADIILERVTEDAQAAYRRREEELGEETMREVERRVILQVMDRKWREHLYEMDYLQEGIGLRAMAQRNPLIEYQREGYDMFQEMLEGIKEESVGFLFNVEVQVKGRPTEVTAAGAAATAAAAGAVITAEPEGEEKEAEAAEKPAEAEAAPEPEDVVVPGFGENRPSHLQYTAPSETGGVEKHTEATRAADPYAGTGRNAPCPCGSGKKYKKCHGDPKGTAA, from the coding sequence GTGCCAGGCATACTCGATAAGGTCCTCCGCGCAGGTGAGGGAAAGATCCTGCGCAAGCTCAAGAAGCTGAAGGACCAGACCAACTCGATCGAGGACGACTTCGTCGACCTCAGCGACGCCGAGCTGCGCGAGCTCACCGATGAGTACCGGCAGCGCCTCGACGACGGCGAAACGCTCGACGACCTGCTGCCCGAGGCCTTCGCCACGGTGCGGGAGGCCGCCAAGCGCACGCTGGGGCAGCGCCCCTTCGACGTGCAGATCATGGGCGCTGCGGCCCTGCACCTCGGCAACATCGCCGAGATGAAGACCGGTGAGGGCAAGACCCTGACCTCCGCGCTGGCCGTCTACCTCAACGCGCTGGCCGGCAAGGGCGTGCACGTCGTCACCGTCAACGACTACCTGGCCAAGCGCGACGCCGAGAACATGGGCCGGATCCACCAGTTCCTCGGGCTGGAGATCGCCGTGATCGCGCCGGAGATGTCGAACGAGGCCCGGCGCGCCGCCTACCAGGCCGACATCACCTACGGCACCAACAACGAGTTCGGCTTCGACTACCTGCGCGACAACATGGCCCTGTCGCTCGACGACACCGTCCAGCGCGGCCACAACTTCGCGATCGTCGACGAGGTCGACTCCATCCTCATCGACGAGGCCCGCACCCCGCTCATCATCAGCGGCCCGGCCGAGCAGAACTCCCGCTGGTACGCGGAGTTCGCCAAGATCGCCCCGCGCCTGCGCCGCGAGACCGACTACGAGGTCGACGAGAAGAAGCGCACCGTCGGCATCACCGAGTCGGGTGTGGCCAAGGTGGAGGACTGGCTCGGCATCGAGAACCTGTACGAGTCGGTCAACACCCCGCTCATCAGCTTCCTGAACAACTCGCTGAAGGCCAAGGAGCTCTACCGGCGCGACAAGGAGTACATCGTCAAGGACGGCGAAGTGCTCATCGTCGACGAGTTCACCGGGCGCGTGCTGCGCGGCCGCCGCTACAACGAGGGCATGCACCAGGCCATCGAGGCCAAGGAGAAGGTGCGGATCAAGGACGAGAACCAGACGCTCGCCAAGGTCACCCTGCAGAACTACTTCCGCATGTACGAGAAGCTCGCGGGCATGACCGGTACCGCGGCCACCGAGGCGGCGGAGTTCAGCCAGACCTACAAGATCGGCGTCGTCCCCATCCCGACGAACATGCCGATGATCCGCAACGACGACCGCGACGTCGTCTACAAGACCGAAGAGGCCAAGTTCGAGGCCGTCGTCGAGGACATCGCCGAGCGCCACAAGGAGGGCCAGCCGGTCCTCGTGGGCACGACCAGCGTGGAGAAGTCCGAGCTGCTGTCGAAGATGCTCAAGCGCGAGGGCGTCCCGCACGAGGTGCTCAACGCGAAGAACCACGCGCGGGAGGCCTCCATCATCGCCCGCGCCGGCAAGCTCGGCGCCGTCACGGTCGCCACCAACATGGCCGGCCGCGGTACCGACATCATGCTCGGCGGCAACCCCGACTTCATCGCCGACGAGGAGCTCCAGGCCCGCGGGCTGCAGCCGCTGGAGACCCCCGAGGAGTACGAGGCGGCCTGGCCGGAGGCGCTGGAGAAGGCCAAGAAGGCCTACGAGGAGGAGCACGAGAAGGTCGTCGACGCCGGCGGGCTCTATGTGCTGGGCACCGAGCGCCACGAGTCGCGGCGCATCGACAACCAGCTGCGCGGCCGCTCCGGCCGCCAGGGCGACCCCGGGCTGTCGCGCTTCTACCTCTCGCTCCAGGACGACCTGATGCGGCTGTTCAACAGCGCCCGGGTCGAGATCATCATGGAGCGCCTCAACATCCCCGAGGACCAGCCGATCGAGTCGGGCGTCGTCAGCAAGGCGATCCAGTCGGCCCAGTCCCAGGTGGAGCAGCAGAACTTCGAGATCCGCAAGAACGTCCTGAAGTACGACGAGGTCCTCAACCGGCAGCGCCAGGTCATCTACGCCGAGCGCCGCAAGGTCCTCGAAGGCGCCGACCTGCGTGAGCAGGTCGAGGCGATGATGGAGGACGTCCTGGCGGGCTACGTCCGCCTGGCCACCGCCGAGGGCGACCCTGAGGACTGGGACCTCGACAAGCTGTGGAAGGCGTTCAAGCAGGTCTACCCGATCGGGTTCACCGTCGACGAGCTCATCGACGAGAACGGCGGCGACCTGCGCACGCTCACCGCCGACATCATCCTGGAGCGGGTCACCGAGGACGCTCAGGCGGCCTACCGGCGCCGCGAGGAGGAGCTCGGCGAGGAGACCATGCGCGAGGTCGAGCGCCGGGTGATCCTGCAGGTCATGGACCGCAAGTGGCGTGAGCACCTGTACGAGATGGACTACCTCCAGGAGGGCATCGGCCTGCGTGCCATGGCGCAGCGCAACCCGCTGATCGAGTACCAGCGGGAGGGCTACGACATGTTCCAGGAGATGCTGGAGGGCATCAAGGAGGAGTCGGTCGGCTTCCTCTTCAACGTCGAGGTGCAGGTCAAGGGGCGCCCCACCGAGGTGACGGCGGCCGGAGCGGCGGCCACGGCCGCGGCCGCCGGTGCGGTCATCACCGCCGAGCCCGAGGGGGAGGAGAAGGAGGCGGAGGCCGCCGAGAAGCCGGCCGAAGCCGAAGCCGCCCCCGAACCCGAGGACGTCGTCGTCCCCGGCTTCGGTGAGAACCGCCCGAGCCACCTGCAGTACACGGCGCCGAGTGAGACCGGTGGGGTGGAGAAGCACACCGAGGCCACCCGTGCCGCCGACCCGTACGCCGGGACCGGCCGCAATGCGCCCTGCCCCTGCGGGTCGGGCAAGAAGTACAAGAAGTGCCACGGCGACCCGAAGGGCACCGCCGCCTAA
- a CDS encoding glucose PTS transporter subunit IIA has translation MLSVLSPAPGAAVALSAVPDPVFAQGMVGPGVAVVPIAEPQEAVAPISGKIIKLHPHAFVVVDREGRGVLVHLGIDTVKLDGKGFEKLAAEGDEVEAGTPLIRWNPGEVAAEGLSAIVPVVALDAESEVVSDAATGDVAQGGRLFRWA, from the coding sequence GTGCTCAGCGTGCTCTCGCCCGCCCCGGGCGCAGCCGTGGCGCTCTCCGCGGTGCCCGATCCCGTCTTCGCGCAGGGCATGGTCGGCCCGGGAGTGGCCGTGGTGCCGATCGCCGAGCCACAGGAGGCGGTCGCGCCCATCAGCGGCAAGATCATCAAGCTCCACCCGCACGCCTTCGTCGTCGTCGACCGCGAAGGCCGGGGCGTCCTCGTCCACCTGGGCATCGACACGGTCAAGCTCGACGGAAAGGGCTTCGAGAAGCTCGCCGCCGAGGGCGACGAGGTCGAGGCGGGCACACCGCTGATCCGCTGGAACCCCGGCGAGGTCGCCGCCGAGGGGCTGTCCGCCATCGTCCCCGTCGTCGCCCTCGATGCCGAGAGCGAGGTCGTGTCCGACGCGGCCACCGGCGATGTGGCGCAGGGCGGCCGGCTGTTCCGGTGGGCATGA
- a CDS encoding ComF family protein — MEPTSPPPVPAVLSALVDLVLAERCAGCGRTGALLCPGCADTLDHRPRRCRARPGCPPLWAAGPYAGCGRDVLLRFKDGRVRALAAPLGRRLARAVAEAAPDRAGVTLVPVPARAAALRRRGFDPVELLARAAAEELSRGSPRPGRRAGAVAALRHRRRVADQVGLGRSRRRENVAGALAVRPRALPALAGRAVVLVDDVVTTGATLAEAARALRAAGVGVEGAAVLTERR, encoded by the coding sequence ATGGAGCCGACGTCGCCACCGCCTGTTCCCGCCGTCCTGTCCGCACTGGTCGACCTGGTACTCGCAGAGCGCTGCGCCGGGTGCGGCCGCACCGGGGCGCTGCTGTGTCCCGGGTGCGCCGATACGCTCGACCACCGCCCCCGCCGCTGCCGCGCCCGTCCGGGGTGTCCGCCGCTGTGGGCGGCGGGCCCTTACGCCGGCTGCGGTCGCGACGTCCTGCTGCGCTTCAAGGACGGCCGCGTCCGCGCCCTGGCCGCGCCGCTGGGCCGGCGGTTGGCGCGGGCGGTGGCCGAGGCCGCACCGGACCGGGCCGGCGTCACTCTGGTCCCGGTTCCGGCGCGGGCCGCGGCGCTGCGCCGCCGCGGGTTCGACCCGGTGGAACTGCTGGCCCGCGCAGCGGCCGAGGAACTGTCGCGGGGCTCGCCGCGGCCGGGTCGGCGCGCGGGGGCGGTGGCGGCGCTGCGGCACCGGCGCCGGGTGGCCGACCAGGTGGGGCTGGGCCGGTCGCGGCGGCGGGAGAACGTGGCCGGGGCGCTGGCCGTGCGCCCGCGTGCGCTGCCCGCGCTCGCCGGTCGGGCGGTGGTCCTGGTGGACGACGTCGTCACCACGGGAGCCACCCTGGCCGAGGCGGCACGCGCGCTGCGTGCCGCGGGGGTGGGGGTGGAGGGGGCCGCTGTGCTCACCGAACGCAGGTAG
- a CDS encoding SIS domain-containing protein: protein MTTTTSVMRSEIAQQPEALRTTLDALLPMAGEIERLARETRQVLFIARGSSDNAAVYGSYLVQAHGGRLTTLASPSIATTYHAKMDLSGVLAVAISQSGRTEEIVDTMRWAAECGARTVGITNGAGSPLTEAADVALVTRAGNELAVPATKTYTTQLAALAVLALGLGADLDAGRLRGVPDTIEEVLAQPTDRLDAIVERLIGVKGAVISGRGMAFSTALEAALKLKEACYLHAMGLSYADLLHGPIAVVDRDTPAILVAANSGPTLPGTVALAERVAAAGAPAYGIGGGAALAGACDLAVPMPDVPEWLAPISLIVPAQLITEQLARRLGYNPDAPRGLGKVTQTS from the coding sequence ATGACGACCACAACGAGCGTGATGCGCTCGGAGATCGCGCAACAGCCCGAGGCGTTGCGGACCACCCTCGACGCCCTGCTCCCCATGGCGGGCGAGATCGAACGGCTCGCCCGGGAGACCCGGCAGGTGCTGTTCATCGCCCGCGGCTCCTCCGACAACGCGGCCGTTTACGGCAGCTACCTGGTTCAGGCGCACGGAGGCCGCCTCACCACCCTGGCCTCGCCGTCCATCGCCACCACGTACCACGCGAAGATGGACCTCTCGGGCGTTCTGGCCGTGGCCATCTCCCAGTCCGGGCGGACGGAGGAGATCGTCGACACCATGCGATGGGCCGCCGAGTGCGGTGCCCGCACCGTCGGCATCACCAACGGCGCCGGCTCGCCCCTGACCGAGGCGGCGGACGTCGCCCTGGTCACCCGGGCCGGAAACGAACTGGCCGTCCCCGCGACCAAGACCTACACCACCCAGCTCGCCGCGCTCGCCGTCCTGGCCCTCGGGCTCGGCGCCGACCTCGACGCGGGTCGGCTGCGCGGGGTCCCCGACACCATCGAGGAGGTTCTGGCCCAGCCGACCGACCGGCTCGACGCGATCGTCGAGCGCCTCATCGGTGTCAAGGGCGCGGTCATCTCCGGGCGCGGTATGGCGTTCTCGACGGCGCTGGAGGCCGCGCTCAAGCTCAAGGAGGCGTGCTACCTGCACGCCATGGGCCTGTCCTACGCCGACCTGCTGCACGGCCCGATCGCCGTCGTCGACCGCGACACCCCCGCGATCCTCGTCGCGGCGAACTCCGGACCCACGCTGCCCGGCACGGTCGCCCTGGCCGAACGCGTCGCCGCGGCGGGCGCCCCCGCCTACGGCATCGGCGGCGGCGCGGCCCTCGCGGGGGCGTGCGACCTGGCGGTGCCCATGCCGGACGTGCCCGAGTGGCTGGCGCCGATCAGCCTCATCGTGCCCGCCCAGCTGATCACCGAGCAGCTCGCCCGGAGGCTCGGCTACAACCCCGACGCCCCCCGGGGCCTGGGCAAGGTGACCCAGACGTCCTAG
- a CDS encoding PTS glucose/sucrose transporter subunit IIB: MTEVHMADKAAAILAGLGGAGNIEDIEACITRLRTEVGDPAKVDEAALKAAGAHGVLVSGNVVQVVVGPEADALNDDIADLLD; encoded by the coding sequence ATCACGGAGGTACACATGGCCGACAAGGCAGCCGCGATCCTCGCGGGTCTGGGCGGTGCCGGCAACATCGAAGACATCGAGGCGTGCATCACGCGCCTGCGCACCGAGGTCGGCGACCCCGCCAAGGTCGACGAGGCGGCGCTGAAGGCGGCCGGCGCCCACGGCGTCCTGGTCTCCGGCAACGTGGTGCAGGTCGTGGTCGGCCCCGAAGCCGACGCGCTCAACGACGACATCGCCGACCTGCTCGACTGA
- the hpf gene encoding ribosome hibernation-promoting factor, HPF/YfiA family, which produces MDIIVKGRRTGVSDKFRQHVENKLSKLSKWEKKGMSVDVEVSKERNPRLAAQCERVELTIHSSGPVIRSEASSDDRYSALDQALTRIEARLRKLADRRKVHRGNHAPVSVAAATAGLADNHVAPPAESADSTTPVPSQTSGGTGDTLAEDRFFDEFVELDTQGDAPVIVREKFHHAKPMSIDQALMEMELVGHDFYLFHDEQKDAPSVVYRRKGFNYGVLRLMD; this is translated from the coding sequence GTGGACATCATCGTCAAGGGTCGACGCACAGGTGTCAGCGACAAGTTCCGGCAGCACGTCGAGAACAAGCTGAGCAAGCTCTCCAAGTGGGAGAAGAAGGGTATGAGCGTCGATGTGGAGGTGTCCAAGGAGCGCAACCCGCGCCTCGCCGCCCAGTGCGAGCGGGTTGAACTGACCATCCACTCCAGCGGCCCGGTGATCCGCAGCGAAGCGTCGTCCGACGACCGCTACAGCGCCCTCGACCAGGCGCTGACCCGCATCGAGGCCCGACTGCGCAAGTTGGCCGACCGCCGCAAGGTGCACAGGGGGAACCACGCTCCGGTTTCCGTGGCCGCGGCCACCGCCGGCCTCGCCGACAACCATGTGGCACCCCCCGCGGAATCGGCGGACTCGACCACCCCCGTCCCCTCCCAGACGTCGGGCGGAACCGGTGACACGCTGGCCGAGGACCGGTTCTTCGACGAGTTCGTAGAGCTCGACACCCAGGGGGACGCCCCGGTGATCGTCCGGGAGAAGTTCCACCACGCCAAACCGATGAGCATCGACCAGGCCCTGATGGAGATGGAGCTCGTGGGCCACGACTTCTACCTGTTCCACGACGAGCAGAAGGACGCGCCCAGCGTCGTCTACCGCCGGAAGGGCTTCAACTACGGCGTCCTGCGCCTGATGGACTGA
- a CDS encoding HPr family phosphocarrier protein, producing the protein MAERRVKVESEVGLHARPAALFVEAASTASGDVTVSKDGGAPVSAKSILAIMGLDVRNGDEITITADGDDAETLLDRLVEIANAG; encoded by the coding sequence GTGGCAGAACGCCGGGTCAAAGTCGAGTCCGAGGTCGGGCTGCACGCCCGCCCCGCCGCCCTGTTCGTCGAAGCGGCATCCACGGCGAGCGGCGACGTGACCGTGAGCAAGGACGGCGGTGCCCCCGTCTCCGCCAAGAGCATCCTGGCCATCATGGGCCTCGACGTGCGCAACGGCGACGAGATCACCATCACCGCCGACGGCGACGACGCCGAAACGCTGCTCGACCGCCTGGTCGAGATCGCCAACGCCGGCTAG
- a CDS encoding PTS transporter subunit EIIC has protein sequence MSSAPAASGGSTAAPKSSSKALAILQRIGRSLMMPIAVLPAAAILLRLGQDDLLGSDGLGGLSGMHWMSPVADVVGTAGDAIFQAMPLLFAVGVAIGFAKRADGSTALAAVVGYIVFDRVTKLLFFNAGGEMGERVTLATADGPVIDWGAKNPTDVLGGILIGIVAALLWQRYYKIKLPTWLGFFGGRRFVPIVTALAAMLLALVFGLVWPTLGGLLNDLGEWIMGAGAVGAGVYGMINRLLLPFGLHHIVNSVVWFVFGSYEGPDGTVHGEIFRYYAGDPTAGGFLSGFFPVLMFGLPGAALAMWMCAHKSQRAAIGSIMIPAALTAFVTGITEPIEYAFIFVAPILFGVHVVLTGISMSVLNALDAHLGFGFSAGLIDMAFNATKSNTTGLVFILAMGVLYFFLYFGIFYLLITKLNLPTPGREPIEENPSVAVNPDNLPEAAATEKPESGGSPRSP, from the coding sequence GTGAGCTCCGCACCAGCCGCATCAGGCGGCTCAACCGCCGCACCGAAATCATCGTCGAAGGCGCTGGCGATCCTGCAGCGCATCGGCCGCAGCCTGATGATGCCGATCGCCGTACTCCCGGCCGCGGCGATCCTGCTCCGGCTCGGCCAGGACGACCTGCTGGGCTCCGACGGCCTGGGCGGGCTGTCGGGCATGCACTGGATGTCCCCTGTCGCCGATGTCGTCGGCACCGCCGGCGACGCCATCTTCCAGGCCATGCCGCTGCTGTTCGCGGTCGGTGTGGCCATCGGGTTCGCCAAGCGCGCCGACGGCTCCACCGCACTGGCCGCCGTCGTCGGCTACATCGTCTTCGACCGCGTCACCAAGCTGCTCTTCTTCAACGCCGGCGGCGAGATGGGCGAGCGGGTCACCCTCGCCACGGCCGACGGCCCGGTGATCGACTGGGGCGCCAAGAACCCCACCGACGTCCTCGGCGGCATCCTCATCGGTATCGTCGCCGCCCTGCTCTGGCAGCGGTACTACAAGATCAAGCTGCCCACGTGGCTGGGCTTCTTCGGCGGCCGCAGGTTCGTCCCGATCGTCACGGCGCTGGCCGCGATGCTGCTCGCCCTGGTCTTCGGCCTGGTCTGGCCGACGCTGGGCGGGCTCCTCAACGACCTGGGCGAGTGGATCATGGGCGCGGGCGCGGTCGGCGCCGGCGTCTACGGCATGATCAACCGGCTGCTGCTCCCCTTCGGCCTGCACCACATCGTCAACTCCGTGGTGTGGTTCGTGTTCGGCTCCTATGAGGGCCCCGACGGCACCGTGCACGGCGAGATCTTCCGCTACTACGCCGGTGACCCCACCGCCGGGGGCTTCCTCTCAGGGTTCTTCCCGGTGCTGATGTTCGGTCTGCCCGGCGCCGCGCTGGCGATGTGGATGTGCGCCCACAAGTCGCAGCGGGCCGCGATCGGCTCCATCATGATCCCGGCGGCGCTCACCGCGTTCGTCACCGGTATCACCGAGCCCATCGAGTACGCGTTCATCTTCGTGGCGCCGATCCTGTTCGGCGTGCACGTCGTGCTGACCGGCATCTCCATGTCGGTGCTCAACGCGCTCGACGCCCACCTCGGGTTCGGCTTCTCGGCCGGGTTGATCGACATGGCGTTCAACGCGACGAAGTCGAACACCACCGGGCTGGTCTTCATCCTCGCGATGGGGGTCCTGTACTTCTTCCTGTACTTCGGGATCTTCTACCTGCTGATCACGAAGCTGAACCTGCCCACGCCGGGACGCGAGCCGATCGAGGAGAACCCCTCGGTCGCCGTGAACCCCGACAACCTTCCGGAGGCGGCCGCCACCGAGAAGCCCGAATCCGGCGGCTCACCGAGGTCGCCGTGA
- the ptsP gene encoding phosphoenolpyruvate--protein phosphotransferase, with protein MGDTLSGVGVSSGVGYAPALRLSRATPEPSADARHDGDADAEIRRAADAMEETARDLTARGERAGGAAREVLAAQALMARDPALADDVKRRIGEGATAARAVSEAMAVYRDMLAGAGDYLAARVADLDDVRDRIVARLLGVPVPGIPDSETPFVLVAADLAPADTALLDPERVVAFVTREGGPTSHTAILARSLGLPAVVACAGADGIVDGTPLLVDGVTGQVMAEPGEEQVADARATAAAREAAAARITGPGRTSDGHPVPLLANIGGPQDLPAALENGAEGVGLYRTEFLFLDRADAPGHDEQVAVYRTVLEAFPGGKVIVRTLDAGADKPLAFLPAPAAEPNPALGERGLRMLRRHPLTLEAQLAALAEAQRSTDAQAYVMAPMVTDVEDAEWFTAAAAKAGIEHAGIMVEVPAAALRARHLAGAADFFSIGTNDLTQYTCAADREVGGLSRFQDPWQPGVLELVAATAAAAGQAGRPCGVCGEAAADPVLACVLVGLGVTSLSMGATALPMVRAALARTSLAECREAARTAVDARTAEEAASRARGHLPGLADLGL; from the coding sequence ATGGGTGACACACTGAGCGGGGTCGGGGTCAGCTCCGGTGTCGGGTACGCCCCGGCGCTGCGGCTGTCCCGCGCCACCCCCGAGCCGTCGGCCGATGCCCGGCACGACGGCGACGCCGACGCCGAGATCCGGCGCGCCGCCGACGCCATGGAGGAGACGGCGCGCGACCTGACCGCGCGCGGCGAGCGCGCCGGCGGCGCCGCCCGGGAGGTACTGGCCGCCCAGGCGCTGATGGCCCGCGACCCCGCGCTCGCCGACGACGTCAAGCGGCGGATCGGCGAGGGAGCCACAGCGGCGCGTGCCGTGTCCGAGGCCATGGCGGTCTACCGGGACATGCTGGCCGGCGCGGGCGACTATCTCGCCGCCCGCGTCGCCGACCTCGACGACGTGCGCGACCGCATCGTCGCGCGGCTGCTCGGCGTCCCGGTGCCCGGCATCCCCGACTCCGAGACACCGTTCGTGCTGGTCGCCGCCGACCTCGCCCCCGCCGACACGGCGTTGCTCGACCCCGAGCGCGTCGTCGCCTTCGTCACCCGCGAGGGCGGGCCGACCAGCCACACCGCGATCCTCGCCCGTTCGCTGGGGCTTCCGGCGGTGGTCGCCTGCGCGGGCGCCGACGGCATCGTCGACGGGACGCCGCTGCTGGTCGACGGCGTGACCGGCCAGGTGATGGCCGAGCCGGGCGAGGAGCAGGTGGCGGACGCCCGGGCCACCGCCGCGGCGCGCGAAGCGGCGGCGGCCCGGATCACGGGCCCGGGCCGCACCTCCGACGGCCACCCGGTGCCGCTGCTGGCCAACATCGGCGGCCCGCAGGACCTCCCCGCCGCCCTGGAGAACGGCGCCGAGGGTGTGGGCCTGTACCGGACCGAGTTCCTCTTCCTGGACCGGGCGGACGCGCCGGGCCACGACGAGCAGGTCGCCGTCTACCGGACGGTGCTGGAGGCCTTCCCCGGCGGCAAGGTCATCGTCCGCACCCTGGACGCCGGGGCCGACAAGCCGCTGGCGTTCCTCCCTGCCCCCGCGGCCGAACCCAACCCTGCCCTGGGCGAGCGTGGCCTGCGGATGCTGCGCCGCCACCCCCTCACGCTGGAGGCGCAGCTGGCGGCGCTGGCCGAGGCCCAGCGCAGCACCGACGCGCAGGCGTACGTCATGGCGCCGATGGTCACCGACGTCGAGGACGCCGAGTGGTTCACGGCCGCCGCGGCGAAGGCGGGCATCGAGCACGCCGGCATCATGGTCGAGGTACCGGCGGCCGCACTGCGCGCCCGCCACCTCGCGGGAGCCGCCGACTTCTTCAGCATCGGCACCAACGACCTCACCCAGTACACCTGTGCCGCCGACCGGGAGGTGGGCGGGCTCAGCCGCTTCCAGGACCCCTGGCAGCCGGGGGTCCTGGAGCTGGTCGCGGCGACCGCCGCGGCGGCCGGGCAGGCCGGGCGCCCGTGCGGCGTCTGCGGCGAAGCCGCCGCCGACCCGGTCCTCGCCTGCGTCCTGGTCGGCCTGGGGGTGACGTCCCTGTCGATGGGCGCCACCGCCCTGCCCATGGTGCGCGCCGCCCTGGCGCGCACCTCGCTGGCCGAATGCCGGGAGGCGGCCCGGACCGCCGTGGACGCCCGCACCGCCGAGGAGGCCGCGAGCCGCGCCCGCGGCCACCTCCCCGGCCTGGCCGACCTGGGCCTGTAA